CGCCGTGGTGTTCGTCATCGGGTTCCTGACGTGGGCGGCCGCCGGCAAGTCCCTGCCGATCCCCGGCCTGCTGCTCGGCGCGCTGAGCCTCAGCGTCCCGCTGGTGTTCGGTGCCCTCGGCGGCGTCATCTCCGAGCGCGTCGGTGTCGTGAACATCGCGATCGAGGGACAGTTCCTCGCCGGCGCGTTCAGCTCCGCCATGGTCGCGTCCATCACCGGCTCGCCCTGGGTCGGCCTCGTCGCGGCGCTCGTCGCGGGCACGCTCGTGTCGTTCATCCTCGCGGCGTTCAGCATCAAGTACCTCGTCGACCAGGTGATCGTCGGTGTCGTCATCAACGCCTTCATCTCCGGCCTGACCGGCTTCCTGTACTCGCAGGTGCTCTCGCCGAACGAGACCACGCTCAACGTCGGCGTCCGGTTCCCGATCATCCCGATCCCGGTCCTGCACCAGATCCCGGTCATCGGTCCGGTGTTCTTCGAGCAGCGGGTCACGGTCTACCTGGCCTACGTGGCGGTCGCGGTCGTGACGTTCGGGCTCTTCAAGACCCGCTGGGGCCTGCGGCTCCGCGCGGTCGGCGAGCACCCGCAGGCGGCGGACACGGTGGGCATCAACGTCACCGGGACCCGGTTCTGGAACGTGTCCCTCGCCGGAGCGATCGCGGGCCTCGGCGGCGCGTACTTCACGCTCGACGCGGTCGGCCCGTTCACCAAGGACATGACCGCCGGCGCGGGCTACATCGCGCTCGCGGCGGTCATCTTCGGTCGCTGGGACCCGATCAAGGCGACGTTCGCGGCGCTGCTGTTCGGGTTCGCGTCGAACCTGCAGAACACCCTCGGCGCGATCAACTCGCCCGTGCCGAGCGAGTTCCTGCTCATGCTCCC
The sequence above is a segment of the Curtobacterium sp. BH-2-1-1 genome. Coding sequences within it:
- a CDS encoding ABC transporter permease, whose amino-acid sequence is MSTLSPTAPSASPVAGRPVETTRSWKLAIGYGVFTLIALVLFALLPRTGTTTFRLANSGDFFALPDVPLPAVGTGIVVVVLLAILTVYAVVETRAVRRVPMWVTAVFAVVFVIGFLTWAAAGKSLPIPGLLLGALSLSVPLVFGALGGVISERVGVVNIAIEGQFLAGAFSSAMVASITGSPWVGLVAALVAGTLVSFILAAFSIKYLVDQVIVGVVINAFISGLTGFLYSQVLSPNETTLNVGVRFPIIPIPVLHQIPVIGPVFFEQRVTVYLAYVAVAVVTFGLFKTRWGLRLRAVGEHPQAADTVGINVTGTRFWNVSLAGAIAGLGGAYFTLDAVGPFTKDMTAGAGYIALAAVIFGRWDPIKATFAALLFGFASNLQNTLGAINSPVPSEFLLMLPYVVTIFAVAGLVGQSRGPAASGKPYIKS